A genomic stretch from Ureibacillus composti includes:
- a CDS encoding YbfB/YjiJ family MFS transporter produces MKRQHIGVLFGGVLLLVVAMGISRFAFTPILPFMRNDEGVSFEAAGYLASSNYIGYFIGALGAGFIYRNKKNFLLANILLNILSILIMGLIHSFWLWIILRLIAGVTAGYIFVLTSSIIMDYLASHSLSRWSGFLFSGIGLGIAVSGLLVPLIESSYSWEGTWISLGLLSALFFVTTFVLWRQITVHDSVKIEKSKETRIFQGLMPWLVLAYGLEGLGYIITGTFLVDIIYNIESLRVYASYSWVVVGIAAAPAAPLWMAMISKFSTVKLLSAAYILQVIGIVLPVFSQTAWSVLLSAFLFGFTFVGIVSLSTAYARELFPKQSGTVVSILTTVYALGQIIGPIFASSFEAYFHSYKAPLTFAGSAVIFALALLLFGRWFSDKRQLSRKTELTNL; encoded by the coding sequence ATGAAGCGACAACATATAGGGGTGCTGTTTGGGGGCGTGTTATTATTAGTTGTTGCAATGGGAATAAGTCGTTTTGCTTTTACACCAATTCTACCTTTTATGAGAAACGATGAAGGCGTTTCTTTTGAAGCAGCTGGTTACCTTGCTTCGAGTAACTATATTGGTTATTTTATTGGTGCATTAGGCGCTGGATTTATTTATCGAAATAAAAAAAATTTTTTATTAGCAAATATTCTTCTTAATATACTGTCTATTCTTATAATGGGGCTAATCCATTCCTTCTGGCTTTGGATTATTTTACGGCTCATTGCTGGAGTTACGGCTGGATATATCTTTGTTTTAACTTCTAGTATTATAATGGATTATTTAGCATCGCATTCATTGTCCAGATGGTCAGGGTTTCTATTTTCCGGCATCGGATTAGGTATTGCAGTTTCGGGTTTGCTTGTCCCTTTAATTGAAAGTTCTTATTCTTGGGAAGGCACGTGGATTAGCCTTGGCCTTCTATCTGCACTTTTCTTTGTAACAACTTTTGTACTTTGGAGGCAAATTACTGTACATGATAGCGTAAAGATAGAGAAGTCGAAGGAAACAAGGATATTCCAAGGGTTAATGCCATGGCTTGTCCTTGCTTACGGACTTGAGGGGTTAGGCTATATTATTACAGGTACATTTTTAGTGGATATTATTTATAATATTGAAAGTTTAAGAGTGTATGCTAGTTATAGTTGGGTTGTTGTTGGTATTGCTGCTGCACCAGCTGCCCCATTATGGATGGCCATGATTTCAAAATTTAGCACTGTCAAATTATTATCAGCTGCTTACATATTACAAGTAATCGGAATTGTTCTACCTGTTTTTTCTCAAACTGCTTGGAGCGTATTACTGTCTGCCTTTTTATTTGGCTTTACTTTCGTGGGTATCGTATCACTATCCACAGCTTATGCCAGAGAGCTTTTCCCAAAGCAAAGTGGAACTGTCGTCTCGATCTTGACAACAGTTTACGCCTTAGGCCAAATTATAGGGCCAATTTTTGCGAGTAGTTTTGAAGCATATTTTCATAGTTATAAGGCTCCATTAACCTTCGCAGGAAGCGCTGTAATCTTTGCACTAGCTCTTCTACTCTTTGGTAGATGGTTCAGTGACAAAAGACAACTTAGTCGTAAAACAGAATTAACCAATTTATAA
- a CDS encoding LD-carboxypeptidase, with amino-acid sequence MITYPTLIKKRKVAVTAPSAGVERELHHLLHKAVERLQSKGYEVMIGETCWTQYKAKSAQASVRAEELNSLLQDDTVNLIFPPWGGELLIEILEFIDFEKVIPKWILGYSDISVLLLALTLKTGIATAHGTNLIDLRGKFSDPTTAMWENVLFTKSGQEVKQYSSERYQQIWNHHQEIDIVFYLTEQTNWKTIYNNPFLIKGRLLGGCIDVIRHLIGTPYGNVAYFQRQFIDNEPIIWYLENCQMTVVDLRRSLMQMKYAGWFDNCNGILFGRSEANQPVNDYNVVDVYIELAEELNLPIAYDIDCGHMPPQITFVNGAYAEVEVSNGKGKVTQRFI; translated from the coding sequence ATGATTACATATCCAACACTTATAAAAAAAAGGAAGGTCGCTGTGACGGCACCGTCAGCCGGCGTAGAGAGGGAGCTCCATCATCTACTTCACAAAGCTGTTGAGCGATTACAATCTAAAGGATATGAAGTCATGATTGGGGAAACATGTTGGACACAATACAAAGCAAAATCTGCCCAAGCATCGGTTCGCGCAGAAGAGTTAAATTCGTTACTACAAGACGATACAGTGAATCTAATCTTCCCACCATGGGGGGGCGAATTACTTATTGAAATTCTTGAATTTATAGATTTTGAGAAAGTAATACCAAAGTGGATTTTGGGCTATTCTGATATAAGTGTTTTGCTACTGGCACTCACCCTAAAGACAGGAATCGCCACTGCTCATGGGACAAACTTAATTGATTTACGAGGAAAGTTTTCTGACCCGACAACAGCTATGTGGGAAAATGTATTATTCACGAAAAGTGGACAAGAAGTAAAGCAATATTCTTCAGAAAGATATCAACAAATATGGAATCATCATCAGGAAATCGACATTGTATTTTATTTAACAGAACAAACAAATTGGAAAACAATTTATAATAATCCATTCCTTATAAAAGGTCGGCTTTTAGGGGGATGCATTGATGTTATCCGACATTTAATTGGCACTCCTTATGGAAATGTAGCCTACTTTCAAAGGCAGTTTATCGATAATGAACCAATCATTTGGTACTTAGAAAATTGCCAAATGACTGTTGTAGACCTGCGGAGATCTTTGATGCAAATGAAGTATGCAGGATGGTTTGATAACTGCAATGGAATTTTATTTGGAAGAAGTGAAGCGAACCAACCTGTAAATGACTACAATGTAGTAGATGTTTATATAGAATTAGCGGAAGAATTAAATCTACCCATTGCTTATGATATTGATTGTGGGCATATGCCACCTCAAATTACATTTGTAAATGGAGCATATGCAGAAGTAGAAGTTTCAAATGGTAAAGGAAAAGTAACTCAACGCTTTATATAA
- a CDS encoding VCBS repeat-containing protein, producing MNSNWYPNFDPRGRGFYQAQLPMQQGPIPQTRQTIVAVKYGDVTGDRVDDTVFLTATKSEDSPFLKNITLHIRNGRTNQIQTFQLTENAGYDPTLWLGDFTGNGVNDILIQIQSGGSGGIIYAYIFANQNGMKQIFDSIKFNEQHQYKVEYANYFKANVTSENPHKRYTLDLTYKGQEYLNEIYNPNGTLKQPIEGWVDPVSGIYPIQIAQNGKYYLLTNQLIAGRYHADGLGYVENLLLYNGNEFNVVRQTVCIYGENL from the coding sequence ATGAATAGTAATTGGTATCCTAACTTTGACCCTAGAGGAAGAGGATTTTACCAAGCGCAGTTACCAATGCAACAAGGTCCGATCCCACAAACTAGACAAACCATTGTTGCAGTAAAATATGGGGATGTAACAGGTGATCGGGTGGACGATACTGTTTTCCTTACCGCAACGAAAAGCGAAGACAGCCCATTTTTAAAAAACATTACACTCCATATTCGAAATGGAAGAACCAACCAAATCCAAACATTCCAGTTAACAGAAAATGCAGGGTATGACCCAACACTATGGCTCGGAGATTTTACGGGTAATGGCGTAAACGATATTTTAATCCAGATTCAATCTGGTGGGAGTGGAGGAATTATTTATGCCTACATTTTCGCTAATCAAAATGGAATGAAACAGATATTTGATTCCATAAAGTTTAATGAGCAACACCAATATAAAGTTGAATATGCCAATTACTTTAAAGCCAATGTTACAAGTGAAAATCCTCATAAACGATACACTCTAGATTTGACGTATAAAGGTCAGGAATATTTAAACGAAATTTATAACCCTAATGGAACATTGAAGCAGCCAATTGAAGGTTGGGTTGACCCTGTTAGTGGAATTTACCCAATTCAAATAGCCCAGAATGGGAAATATTACTTATTAACGAATCAACTAATTGCGGGGAGATACCACGCAGATGGTTTAGGTTATGTTGAAAATCTATTGTTATACAACGGAAATGAATTCAATGTTGTTAGACAAACAGTTTGTATTTACGGGGAGAATTTATAA
- the menC gene encoding o-succinylbenzoate synthase, whose protein sequence is MKLTEITIRHLKMHLKSPFSTSFGTVYDKEFLLLEAKDEQGTIGWGESVAFVAPWYTEETLKTNWHMLEDFLIPLILNKEIQHPDEVTPLFSGIRKNNMAKSAIEGAVWDIYAQQTNQSLTDALGGSKNKIEVGISLGIQESIEKQIAVVEHYVNEGYKRIKVKIKPGWDVQVIRALRERFPDVAIMADANSAYSLEDLNTLKQLDEYNLTMIEQPLASDDIIDHAVLQKQIKTPICLDESINSLEDARKAIELGSCGVINIKIGRVGGISEAKKIHDYCAEKGVPVWCGGMLESGIGRAHNIALTTLSNFVLPGDTAGSNHYWEKDIINPEVIVEDGYIQVPKTIGIGYEPNMEAIKKFTVSSKVYK, encoded by the coding sequence ATGAAACTTACCGAAATAACAATCAGACATTTAAAGATGCATTTAAAATCGCCATTTAGTACGAGCTTTGGAACAGTTTATGATAAAGAGTTTTTATTACTCGAAGCAAAGGATGAGCAAGGTACGATTGGTTGGGGAGAATCAGTTGCATTTGTGGCACCTTGGTATACGGAGGAAACATTAAAAACAAATTGGCATATGTTGGAGGACTTCTTAATTCCCCTTATTTTAAACAAGGAAATTCAACATCCAGATGAAGTAACTCCGCTTTTTTCTGGTATTCGTAAAAATAATATGGCAAAGTCCGCAATTGAAGGAGCAGTTTGGGATATTTACGCTCAACAAACAAACCAGTCACTTACCGATGCTCTAGGAGGAAGTAAAAATAAGATTGAAGTAGGAATTAGTTTAGGCATCCAAGAATCAATTGAAAAACAAATCGCTGTAGTAGAGCATTATGTGAACGAAGGATATAAGCGAATTAAGGTGAAAATCAAACCAGGCTGGGACGTACAAGTGATTCGTGCATTGCGTGAGAGGTTCCCGGATGTTGCAATAATGGCAGACGCAAACTCAGCATATAGCTTGGAAGATCTCAATACTTTAAAACAACTCGATGAATACAATTTAACGATGATTGAACAACCATTAGCTTCTGACGATATCATTGACCATGCTGTTTTACAAAAACAAATAAAAACACCTATTTGTTTAGATGAAAGTATTAATTCATTAGAAGATGCTCGAAAAGCCATTGAGCTTGGAAGCTGTGGGGTTATCAATATTAAAATTGGTCGAGTAGGAGGTATAAGTGAAGCGAAGAAAATCCATGATTATTGCGCAGAAAAGGGAGTTCCAGTATGGTGTGGAGGCATGTTAGAGTCCGGAATTGGACGAGCTCACAATATAGCACTAACCACTCTATCTAATTTCGTACTACCAGGTGACACGGCGGGTTCAAATCACTATTGGGAGAAAGATATTATCAATCCAGAAGTGATCGTAGAGGACGGGTACATACAAGTTCCAAAAACAATTGGTATTGGGTATGAGCCTAACATGGAGGCAATTAAAAAATTCACGGTTTCAAGTAAAGTTTATAAGTAA
- a CDS encoding ring-cleaving dioxygenase translates to MKKQTMGIHHITAIVGHPQENVDFYAGVLGLRLVKKTVNFDDPGTYHFYFGDESGNPGTIITFFPWADAYQGKIGDGQVGITTYAVPKGSFEFWKKRLNQYKIQFTESKRFDENYLQFEDPHGLQLELVEREEGKLNNWSFGGVTPEVAIKGFGGATLLSSNANETAKLLENVMGLEKVGLDGDFIRFKSAGDIGNVIDLKISSVGRGHMGVGTVHHIAWRAKDNEDQLEWQSYVSENGYHVTNVKDRNYFNAIYFREHGEILFEIATDPPGFAHDESFETMGSELKLPLQFEPHRDQLENILLPFEIRELD, encoded by the coding sequence ATGAAAAAACAAACAATGGGCATCCACCATATTACAGCGATTGTTGGTCATCCGCAAGAAAATGTAGATTTTTATGCAGGTGTTTTAGGCTTGCGTTTAGTGAAAAAAACAGTGAACTTTGATGATCCAGGAACATACCATTTCTACTTTGGAGATGAAAGTGGTAATCCAGGAACAATTATTACTTTCTTTCCTTGGGCAGATGCTTACCAAGGTAAAATTGGCGATGGACAAGTTGGAATTACCACTTATGCAGTACCAAAAGGATCCTTTGAGTTTTGGAAAAAGCGATTAAATCAATATAAGATTCAATTTACTGAATCTAAACGTTTCGATGAAAATTACTTACAATTTGAAGATCCTCATGGTCTACAATTAGAACTTGTTGAACGTGAAGAAGGAAAATTGAATAATTGGAGCTTTGGAGGGGTTACTCCTGAAGTGGCTATCAAAGGTTTCGGTGGGGCTACACTATTATCTTCGAATGCAAATGAAACAGCCAAATTACTAGAAAATGTAATGGGTCTTGAGAAGGTAGGACTAGACGGTGACTTCATACGGTTTAAATCTGCTGGTGATATTGGAAATGTAATTGATTTGAAAATATCTTCAGTTGGAAGAGGGCATATGGGGGTAGGTACTGTGCATCATATTGCTTGGAGAGCCAAAGACAATGAAGACCAACTTGAGTGGCAAAGTTATGTATCAGAAAATGGTTACCATGTGACAAACGTGAAAGACCGCAATTACTTTAATGCAATTTACTTTAGAGAACATGGAGAGATTCTTTTTGAAATTGCCACGGACCCACCAGGTTTTGCTCATGATGAATCCTTTGAAACAATGGGTAGTGAGTTAAAATTACCTCTTCAATTTGAACCACATCGTGATCAACTAGAAAACATTTTATTACCTTTCGAAATCAGGGAATTAGACTAG